The following coding sequences are from one Polypterus senegalus isolate Bchr_013 unplaced genomic scaffold, ASM1683550v1 scaffold_1680, whole genome shotgun sequence window:
- the LOC120520397 gene encoding ETS domain-containing transcription factor ERF-like yields MKTPGETGFAFPDWAYKPESSPGSRQIQLWHFILELLRKEEYHDVIAWQGDYGEFVIKDPDEVARLWGARKCKPQMNYDKLSRALRYYYNKRILHKTKGKRFTYKFNFNKLVLVNYPFIDMGNGGSGVPQSAPPVPSGGPHFRFPPSTPSDVLSPNDDLRSPNVFSTVARRMARGSVSDCSDGTSVNSEIDEGLGGGGGGVSGAAPDDRGREMSAPSGFRAIPPLHPRLAPESLFRVYPGHSRPHRVHPDPLSPFPVSPLPGPGGSLLAPQLSPALPMTPSHVNYTPSPTLSPMYNSHFSFNPEDMKRYLQAHTQSVYNYHLSPRAFLHYPNIIVPQPQRPDKAIGAQGQHQLHSLHSQPQGGQLPAPAEDHLSPFKFKLQPPPLGKRNRDRNGNSLPSGAVDGTASDASSVGGMVSSSSAGSLSGGSVPQIKVEPISDIESEEDVEVTDISEDELSRNGEEEDFGDEDLDEDVFKTPNLPLQCGMQITQQDGRIQNSQLQNTQSSSQAGGCSVKVNSGMSTMSGKPGLPKLPKVEPVDMELQTTPAVSFGSIPQSPGTPAAAGNASKCIPLKLRFKRRWSEDQKMEACAEELDDKKVRAEKDSPHQELDEVILADDKYNRTPEPNPEEELGPARRVTTDLHRATAQLSLENRDS; encoded by the exons ggTTTGCATTCCCAGATTGGGCCTACAAACCAGAGTCAAGCCCAGGCTCAAGGCAAATCCAGCTGTGGCATTTCATTTTGGAGTTGCTGCGAAAGGAGGAGTACCATGATGTCATTGCCTGGCAGGGCGATTATGGAGAGTTCGTCATCAAAGATCCTGACGAGGTGGCCCGTCTTTGGGGTGCAAGGAAGTGCAAGCCGCAGATGAACTATGACAAGCTCAGTCGAGCGCTCAG gtATTACTACAACAAGCGGATCCTTCACAAGACCAAAGGAAAACGATTCACCTATAAATTCAACTTCAACAAGCTAGTTCTTGTCAACTACCCCTTCATTGACATGGGAAATGGAG GTAGTGGAGTGCCTCAAAGTGCTCCACCTGTGCCCTCTGGAGGACCTCACTTCAGATTTCCACCCTCCACTCCATCTGATGTGCTCTCTCCAAATGATGATTTGCGGAGTCCTAATGTCTTTTCTACTGTGGCACGGCGCATGGCACGAGGATCAGTGAGTGACTGCAGTGATGGCACCTCCGTCAACTCTGAAATTGATGAGGGGCTTGGAGGAGGTGGAGGGGGTGTTAGTGGTGCAGCCCCTGATGATCGAGGAAGAGAAATGTCTGCTCCCAGTGGATTTCGGGCTATCCCTCCTCTTCACCCACGACTGGCACCTGAATCCTTGTTCAGAGTTTACCCAGGTCATAGTCGGCCACATCGAGTACACCCGGATCCTCTCAGTCCGTTCCCTGTTTCACCATTACCTGGCCCTGGTGGGTCACTCCTTGCGCCTCAGCTTTCTCCAGCTTTGCCAATGACCCCAAGCCATGTGAACTACACTCCATCACCAACACTGAGTCCAATGTATAATAGCCATTTCTCTTTTAATCCCGAGGACATGAAGCGCTATCTGCAGGCGCATACTCAGAGTGTCTACAACTACCACCTCAGCCCACGGGCTTTCCTGCACTACCCCAACATCATTGTGCCTCAGCCTCAGCGACCTGACAAGGCCATTGGAGCCCAAGGACAGCACCAGCTGCATAGTCTACACAGCCAGCCTCAAGGTGGTCAGTTACCTGCTCCAGCTGAAGATCACCTCTCTCCGTTTAAGTTTAAGCTTCAGCCGCCACCCCTGGGTAAAAGAAATCGTGATCGTAATGGAAACAGTTTGCCAAGTGGCGCAGTGGATGGTACAGCAAGCGATGCTAGCTCTGTGGGTGGTATGGTGTCCAGCTCATCAGCAGGGTCATTGAGTGGTGGCAGTGTTCCCCAGATAAAAGTAGAACCTATTTCTGACATTGAATCTGAGGAAGATGTAGAAGTAACAGACATAAGTGAGGATGAACTCTCACGAAATGGAGAGGAGGAGGATTTTGGTGATGAGGATCTGGATGAAGATGTCTTTAAGACTCCTAATCTTCCTCTTCAGTGTGGGATGCAAATAACACAACAGGATGGGAGAATCCAAAACTCTCAGTTGCAAAACACCCAATCTTCTAGCCAAGCTGGAggatgtagtgtgaaggttaacAGTGGAATGTCTACAATGTCGGGCAAACCTGGACTGCCAAAATTGCCTAAGGTAGAACCTGTGGACATGGAGCTTCAGACAACCCCAGCGGTTTCCTTTGGAAGCATCCCTCAGAGTCCTGGAACACCGGCCGCTGCTGGCAATGCCAGTAAATGTATTCCCCTTAAACTGCGCTTCAAAAGACGATGGAGTGAAGATCAGAAAATGGAAGCATGTGCTGAGGAACTGGATGACAAGAAGGTGAGGGCAGAAAAAGACAGTCCCCATCAAGAACTGGATGAGGTAATTCTGGCTGATGACAAGTATAACCGAACCCCCGAACCTAATCCGGAGGAAGAACTGGGCCCAGCCCGCAGAGTCACCACAGACTTGCATAGAGCTACTGCCCAACTAAGCCTAGAAAACAGAGATTCCTGA